In the Saccharococcus thermophilus genome, ATGGATCGGTCATTCGCATCGTCATTCCGCCGCTGACGGAAGAACGGCGCCGCGAGCTGGTGAAGCTGGTGAAAAAATATTCAGAAGACGCCAAAGTCGCGGTGCGCAACATCCGCCGCGATGCGAACGATGAATTGAAAAAGCTCGAGAAAAACGGCGAAATTACTGAAGATGAATTGCGCGGCTATACAGACGATATTCAAGAGCTTACCGATGATCATATTGCTAAAATTGATGCCATTACAAAAGAAAAAGAAAAAGAAGTAATGGAAGTATAAGCAAACCAAGGAAAAAAACCCTCTATGTTTATGGAGGTTTTTTTGCTATTAATGAAAAGGCAAAAATCGAACAATGGCAATCATTGTCGTTTCAGCACTCTATATGATGAATCGTAAAAAATTTTCTGCGGAGGACTAGTATGTTTAATAAAATCCGAAAAAATAAAGGGGAAGAATTTTTTTCACCCGATAGCTACACAAAAGAAGAAATACTGCGAAATCCGATCCCAAAACATGTCGCCATCATTATGGACGGAAACGGGAGATGGGCAAAAAAACGGGCGCTGCCGCGAGCGGTCGGCCACTACGAAGGGATGCAAGTCGTTCGTAAAATTACTCGTTTTGCCAATGAACTCGGCATTCAAATATTATCGTTATATGCTTTTTCAACAGAGAATTGGAAGCGGCCAAAAAGCGAAGTGGATTATTTAATGAAGCTTCCGGAACAGTTTTTAACGACATTTCTTCCTGAATTGGTTGAAGAAAATGTAAAAGTGCGGGTTATGGGCCATACGGAGCAGCTTCCTGAACATACCCGCAGAGCGGTGGAAAAAGCGATTTGCGAAACAAAGGAAAATACAGGGCTTATTCTCAATTTCGCTTTAAACTATGGGAGCCGCGCGGAAATTACATGCGCGATGCAGCAGATTGCGAAGGAAGTGCAAAAAGGGAAACTTGCACCGGAAGCAATTACGGAAGAATTAATATCCTCTTACTTAATGACAAAAGATTTGGTTGATCCAGATTTACTCATTCGCACAAGCGGCGAAATACGGTTAAGCAATTTTATGCTATGGCAGCTTGCCTATACGGAATTTTGGTTTACCGATGTCCTATGGCCGGATTTTACCGAGCAACATTTATTAGAAGCGATTGCTGCCTTTCAAAAGCGCGATCGCCGTTTTGGAGGAGTTTCAGCACGATGAAGCAGCGAATTATTACCGGAGTAATTGCCGCCGCTTTATTTTTGCCGGTTGTTATTTTTGGCGGATTTCCGTTTATAATAGTAACATATATATTAGCGACGATCGGGCTGTTTGAATTATTGCGCATGAAACGCCTGCGCGTCGTTTCTCCTGAAGGGATGATCGGCTTTGTCGTTTTATGGCTGCTGCTTATGCCGCAGCAATATGAAAAGGAGCTGGCCACATTCCATGGAACCAAACTCGGATTCTTATTATTGGCCTCCCTTCTTTTACTGGTGTATACGGTAGTAACGAAAAACGCTTTTACCTTTGATGAAGCAGGGTTTATCATTTTATCCATCCTCTATGTAGGGTGCGGATTTTATTATTTCATTACAATCCGTTCCGTCGGTTTAGCGTATATCGTGTATGCCTTATTTATCATATGGGCAACCGATATCGGGGCATATTTTATCG is a window encoding:
- a CDS encoding isoprenyl transferase, which encodes MFNKIRKNKGEEFFSPDSYTKEEILRNPIPKHVAIIMDGNGRWAKKRALPRAVGHYEGMQVVRKITRFANELGIQILSLYAFSTENWKRPKSEVDYLMKLPEQFLTTFLPELVEENVKVRVMGHTEQLPEHTRRAVEKAICETKENTGLILNFALNYGSRAEITCAMQQIAKEVQKGKLAPEAITEELISSYLMTKDLVDPDLLIRTSGEIRLSNFMLWQLAYTEFWFTDVLWPDFTEQHLLEAIAAFQKRDRRFGGVSAR
- the frr gene encoding ribosome recycling factor, whose translation is MAQHVIKNAKEKMDKAVQAFSRELATIRAGRANPSLLEKVTVDYYGVETPINQLASISVPEARLLVIQPYDKSVIKEMEKAILASDLGLTPSNDGSVIRIVIPPLTEERRRELVKLVKKYSEDAKVAVRNIRRDANDELKKLEKNGEITEDELRGYTDDIQELTDDHIAKIDAITKEKEKEVMEV
- a CDS encoding phosphatidate cytidylyltransferase, whose product is MKQRIITGVIAAALFLPVVIFGGFPFIIVTYILATIGLFELLRMKRLRVVSPEGMIGFVVLWLLLMPQQYEKELATFHGTKLGFLLLASLLLLVYTVVTKNAFTFDEAGFIILSILYVGCGFYYFITIRSVGLAYIVYALFIIWATDIGAYFIGRAFGKRKLWPEISPNKTVEGSIGGVVCAALVAVVYQWTTNLFDSIGFVLVITIVLSIFGQLGDLVESAFKRHYGVKDSGNILPGHGGILDRFDSLLFILPILYFFISVAL